TGCTCCGTCTCCCGCTCCTGGGCTTGCTCTGCCTGCTTATGACTAATCCATTCTGCCTGCTGCGCTGCATAGGAGATATTTCCAGTCGAAGCGATAGCACTCTGTTCGCTAACCACTGATGCCTCGTGTTGCGTCTCGACTGGTAGCTTCGGGCGTCGATCAGAACGCACACTGAACACAATTAGCCCCACCCACCCAGCAATCAAAAACCACATCTGCTGCAATAGCAAAAACGTCGTCTCCAAGGGAGGAGTAACGGACAACCAAGGAGCAAGTGCCTGAGCCGGCAGCATCGCGAGCCCCTGGCAACCAGTTTCACTAGAGCCTGGACGCCCAGGACAACCCAAAGCCTCCAATCCAAGCTCAGCAATGGAAGGCCCGAACAAGACCATTAAGGCAATGTAGCCAAGCAGCGCATAGGCCAGTATGCGTGTGCGGGTACTCACTCGATTTTCAGCGGCAATAGCAGGCATGACGCAGGATCTTCCATGACTATTTTTTGCATCATGTCCTAAGGCACCCCATGCGTCCATCGCCCTAACAAGCATTGAAATCGTGCGCTTCCAACAAACCAACTACTAAACGGAAGAAGTTTGGCAGCAAGGTTTGTTCAGCAGTAGCAAGGATGCTTGGGGGCAGCCACTTTAGATCATGGCTGCGACTCGTTTACTCACCTACAGGTCTTCCGAACTAAGACAGAAGAGCGGTTCAGAGCAGCTTTAACCGGGGCGAACGAAGTACAAGCTAGCCGTTAAAACATTCTCCTTAGGGGAGCGCGGCCATAAAAAACGGGTTATGCATCACGCATAAGCCCGTTTTTGTTAACGCCGCTAAATCAGCCGCGCTGACGCTTGGGCAGCACATCCTTGAGCTTGGCGCGCATGCCACGCAGGGTTTTACCCAAGCCAGGCGCTAATCACCTTTCTGGTGACCGCCTCAGGCATGACGTTGTTTTCAGTGGGTTCGGCGTTCTGGGGGATTATTGCGGGGCTGCTCACGCTAGCCATTCTCAACTGGGGTAAGCGGGATGCTTGATTGATGGGTATCGCTGCGCTCGCCACTGATTAGCACCCAGGTGACCAGTAGAAATCGGCCAGAAGCAGCTATTCTGGCGTACCTAGCAAAATCAGGGGCGATTCATTGCGATCTTAAATGGCACGTGCTTCCAAGCCGCCATAGTTGTCGCCCCTCTTCTTCACGCTGTTCGTCAGTGAGTGATTTAGCCTGAGCTTAATGTTGTATTTGACTCATCAATGCATGCTCGTTGTCACCGGCACGTGTTGACTCTTCGACTAGCCAAGACCAAAACGTTTCGCCATGCGGTGACAACTGCATATGGCTCGGACAGCTTAAGTGGAACGCTTCCGAGGCTGGGACGCGTTGTGAAAACGGTGCGATCAGGCGCCCATCAGCTAACATTTCTGCCACCAATGAGGTACGCCCCAAGGCCATGCCGTGGCCGCGAACCGCCATCTCAAGGGCGGTTATCAAGGTATCAAACTGCATTCCCTGCGAGGCGTCGACGTGCTGGAAACCGGTTTTGTTCAGCCAGTAGCCCCACCCTTCTTCGTAGCCAATCACATGCAGCATGCTGTCGGCACTCAGCTCGCCCGGACTGGCGGGCGGCAACTCACCGCTCAGCAGCCGGGGGCTGCAAACGGGGAATAATTCATCATGGGTCAGTTGTACTGAACGCAGTCCGGCCCAATTGCCCTTACCGTAGCGAATTTCCATGCTGGCTTCTTTGCTGCGCTCATCCAGCCAGATATTACTGGTGAAATGCAGGCCAACCTCCGGGTGCGCGGCGCGAAAGCGCCCAAGCCGGGGCGCCAACCAGGTGGTGAAGAACACCAGGTTAGCGCGCACGGTGATGGGTCGCCTGCGACCTTGGCCGAACAGTTCGTCGGTGGCAGCGGCTAAGCGTTCGATCGAATCATGGATGACCGGCATGTAGGCCTGGCCGGCCTCGGTCAATTCAAGCCCGCGCGGCAGGCGTTTGAACAGGTTGGTTCCGAGTTGTGATTCCAACCCTTTGACCTGCTGGCTAATAGCCGCCTGGGTAAGACTCAGCTCGGCCGCCGCCTGGGTAAAGTTGAGGTGCCGGGCCGAGGCCTCGAATGCGCGTAACCAATTCAACGGCGGGAGTCTTTTCTTCATAACAGTGGCTAAACCTTGATTGTTTCATCGTCGGCATGATCGATCAGCTGACCGAGTTCGGCCGCCGCTTCTCGTAACAATGGAGCGTAGCTGAGCAGCTCGTCCAAACTCTTGCGGATCAGTGGTGCGTGCACGAACAGGCAGGCGAAGAGCCTGTCGTGGCGATCCTTGACCGGTACGGCGCAGGCTACCAGACCGTCGACGAATTCTTCATTGTCGGTGCCAATATCATCCTCTTTGATTTTCAGCAGCGCGGCTTCCAGTTCAGCCGCGTCGATCAGGGTGTTGCGTGCATATTGATTCAGCGGCAGGTTGTTGATGATGCGCAGGCGTCGTTCGCGCGGCAGCGAGCTGAGGTAGAGCTTACCGCTGGATGTGCACCAGATCGGCGTATGACTGCCCACCGGCAGGTAGACCTGTAACGGCCGCTCAGTCTGCACGCGGTCGTAGTAGATCATCTCGGTGCCGTTAGGAATGGCGATGCCACAGGTTTCTCCGATGATCGAAGTCAGGCGCTTCAGAATGGCCTGACGCGGCGCTTTGAAACGGCCGCTGTAAAGCACACCCAAGGCAACCTCATGCAGACGGTCACCGGGTACCAGCAGCCCACGCATATTACTTTGCAAATATCCGTCGTCTTCGAGCTGGACCAACAGCCGGTGCATGCTCGGTTTGGGAATGCTCAGCTGCTCGGCCAGATCGACCGGCGATATCGGCCGCTGCGCCCGCGCAACCGCTTCGATGATCTCCAGTACTCGGGTGATTGAGGATCCTTTTTCAGTCATCGAACTGACTCCTGCAGGGCGTCTCATGTCCGCTCGCTAGAGCGAACTGAAACGCAAAAAGGCCACGTCCCGTTTTGGGACGTGGCCTGCGATTGCCGGCGGTTTTTCCGTCAGCACGGCATGCCCCGTTACTTCATGGTCGGCATGGAGAACTCGACGCTTTCACGGATACTTGCCGACGGCCAGCGCTGAGTGATGGTCTTGCGCCGGGTGTAGAAGCGCACGGCATCCGGGCCGTAGGCGTGCAAGTCGCCGAACAGCGAGCGTTTCCAACCGCCGAAGCTGTGGTACGCCACTGGCACCGGCAGCGGTACGTTGATACCGACCATGCCAACTTTGATGTTGTCGGAGAAGTAGCGTGCGGCCTCACCGTCACGGGTAAAGATGCAGGTGCCGTTGCCATACTCATGGGCGTCGATCAGGTTCATGGCTTCCTGCATGCTGTTAACCCGTACCACTTGCAGCACAGGGCCAAAGATTTCTTCTTGGTAGCTGAGCATCTCTGGCAGCACGTTATCGATCAGTGTGCCGCCGACGAAGAAGCCATTCTCATGCCCTACGACCTGTGGGTTGCGGCCATCGACGACGATCTTGGCGCCCTGCTCTTCGGCGCTATTGATGTAGCCCACCACCTTCTGCTGATGCGCCTTGGTGATCACCGGGCCAAAGTCGTTGCTCTTCTCGGAATAGGCGCCGACCTTCAATGTCTGCATGGCGGCCTGCATCTTCTCGATCAGCGCATCGGCTGCCGCATCGCCTACTGCTACGGCCACCGATAGCGCCATGCAGCGCTCACCGGAGGAGCCGAATGCAGCGCCGAGCAGCTGGTTGACCGCGTTGTCCATGTCCGCATCGGGCATGACGATGGCGTGGTTCTTCGCCCCGCCCAAGGCTTGGCAGCGCTTGCCGTTGGCACTGGCGGTCTTGTAGATGTACTCGGCGATCGGGGTCGAGCCGACGAAGCTCACCGCTTGAATGCGCTCGTCACTGAGCAGCGTGTCGACCGCTTCCTTGTCGCCGTTGACCACGTTCATTACGCCGTCTGGCAAACCGGCTTCCTGCAACAGCTGGGCGATAAACAGGGTGGAGCTAGGGTCGCGCTCGGATGGTTTGAGGATGAAGCAGTTGCCGCAGACGATGGCCATGGGAAACATCCACAGCGGTACCATCGCCGGGAAGTTGAACGGGGTGATACCGGCGACTACGCCCAGCGGCTGGAACTCGCTCCAGGAGTCGATGTTCGGGCCGACGTTCTTGCTGTGCTCGCCCTTGAGCAACTCAGGGGCGCCGCAGGCGTATTCGACGTTTTCGATGCCGCGCTGCAGCTCGCCGAGGGCGTCGTGGGAAATCTTGCCATGTTCCTCGCCGATCATCTGGGCAATACGGTCAGCGTTCTGCTCAAGCAATTCCTTGAAGCGGAACATCACCCGCGCACGCTTCAGCGGCGGGGTGTTGCGCCACGCGGGGAAGGCTGCCTCGGCGGCGCTGATGGCTTGCTCGACAGTGCTCTTGGACGCCAGCGCCACTTGCTTGCTGACCTCACCCGTGGAGGGGTTGTACACGTCCTGCAGACGGGCGGCGTCGTTGACGATTTGGCCGTTGATCAAATGTCCTACTGTGTTCATCGCGGTGTTCCTCAATAAAGGTGGCTGGCGGTGGCCCGCCGGGCAGGGATAGAAAACGGCTTACCAAAGCTGCTTATAGATCTCGATGATCTCGTCAGCGCTTGGCACACGGGGGTTGTTGTTCGGCGAACCTGAGGCCAGCGCCTGCTCGGCCATGACAGGCAGTTGGGCGAAAAACTGTTCACGGTCGATACCAAACTGCGCAGGGCTAGGCACTTGCAGCTCATCATTGAGCGCGCAGAGTTCGGCGAGCAGCTTGGCGTTGGCCACCTCATTGCTGTCGGTGGCAGTGGCTACGCCCATCGCGCGTGCGCAGTCAGCGTAGCGCTCGGCGGCGGCCGGAATGGAGAAGGCGGTGACGCTGGGCAGCAACATGGCATTGGACAACCCGTGGGGCACATGAAAATGCGCCCCAATCGGCCGGCTCATGCCGTGTACCAGGGCCACCGACGCGTTGGAAAACGCCACACCAGCCAGGGTCGAACCCAGCATCATCGCCTCGCGGGCGGCCTTGTTTGAGCCGTCATGGTAGGCACGACGCAGGTTCGGGCCGATCAAACGCATGGCTTCAAGGGCCTGGCTGTCGCTGTACAAGCTGGCCTTCTTGCTGACGTAAGCTTCCATCGCGTGGGTCAATGCGTCGATGCCAGTGTCGGCGGTGGTGCGCGCCGGCAAACTGAGGGTCAGGCTGAAATCGATCAGCGCCGCCACCGGCATAAAGCCGATGCCGATACAGAGCATTTTCTCGTCAGTTTTCTCGTCGGCGATGATGGTCACCCGAGTGACTTCCGAACCGGTGCCGGCGGTGGTTGGTACCGCGATAATCGGCAGGCCGGACTCGACGACGATGCGTGGGAACTTGTAGTCGCGCATCTCACCGCCATGCTTGGCGAGGATGGCGATAGCCTTGGCGCTGTCGA
The window above is part of the Pseudomonas leptonychotis genome. Proteins encoded here:
- a CDS encoding iron-containing alcohol dehydrogenase — encoded protein: MSTQVILPRIMQIGEDASQDIHIVMANLGCSRPLIITDPMMVKLGYVERIQQRLVQEGIRADVFDETVPEPTVASIQAGVAKARSGDYDCIIALGGGSPIDSAKAIAILAKHGGEMRDYKFPRIVVESGLPIIAVPTTAGTGSEVTRVTIIADEKTDEKMLCIGIGFMPVAALIDFSLTLSLPARTTADTGIDALTHAMEAYVSKKASLYSDSQALEAMRLIGPNLRRAYHDGSNKAAREAMMLGSTLAGVAFSNASVALVHGMSRPIGAHFHVPHGLSNAMLLPSVTAFSIPAAAERYADCARAMGVATATDSNEVANAKLLAELCALNDELQVPSPAQFGIDREQFFAQLPVMAEQALASGSPNNNPRVPSADEIIEIYKQLW
- a CDS encoding LysR substrate-binding domain-containing protein is translated as MKKRLPPLNWLRAFEASARHLNFTQAAAELSLTQAAISQQVKGLESQLGTNLFKRLPRGLELTEAGQAYMPVIHDSIERLAAATDELFGQGRRRPITVRANLVFFTTWLAPRLGRFRAAHPEVGLHFTSNIWLDERSKEASMEIRYGKGNWAGLRSVQLTHDELFPVCSPRLLSGELPPASPGELSADSMLHVIGYEEGWGYWLNKTGFQHVDASQGMQFDTLITALEMAVRGHGMALGRTSLVAEMLADGRLIAPFSQRVPASEAFHLSCPSHMQLSPHGETFWSWLVEESTRAGDNEHALMSQIQH
- a CDS encoding CoA-acylating methylmalonate-semialdehyde dehydrogenase codes for the protein MNTVGHLINGQIVNDAARLQDVYNPSTGEVSKQVALASKSTVEQAISAAEAAFPAWRNTPPLKRARVMFRFKELLEQNADRIAQMIGEEHGKISHDALGELQRGIENVEYACGAPELLKGEHSKNVGPNIDSWSEFQPLGVVAGITPFNFPAMVPLWMFPMAIVCGNCFILKPSERDPSSTLFIAQLLQEAGLPDGVMNVVNGDKEAVDTLLSDERIQAVSFVGSTPIAEYIYKTASANGKRCQALGGAKNHAIVMPDADMDNAVNQLLGAAFGSSGERCMALSVAVAVGDAAADALIEKMQAAMQTLKVGAYSEKSNDFGPVITKAHQQKVVGYINSAEEQGAKIVVDGRNPQVVGHENGFFVGGTLIDNVLPEMLSYQEEIFGPVLQVVRVNSMQEAMNLIDAHEYGNGTCIFTRDGEAARYFSDNIKVGMVGINVPLPVPVAYHSFGGWKRSLFGDLHAYGPDAVRFYTRRKTITQRWPSASIRESVEFSMPTMK
- a CDS encoding IclR family transcriptional regulator, producing the protein MTEKGSSITRVLEIIEAVARAQRPISPVDLAEQLSIPKPSMHRLLVQLEDDGYLQSNMRGLLVPGDRLHEVALGVLYSGRFKAPRQAILKRLTSIIGETCGIAIPNGTEMIYYDRVQTERPLQVYLPVGSHTPIWCTSSGKLYLSSLPRERRLRIINNLPLNQYARNTLIDAAELEAALLKIKEDDIGTDNEEFVDGLVACAVPVKDRHDRLFACLFVHAPLIRKSLDELLSYAPLLREAAAELGQLIDHADDETIKV